CTTGAGTCCGCTGCAAATCGTGCGGGGCTCGCCTTCGCCAGCATCTACCTTGAGTACATACAAACTAGTAGCGTCCGGGTGGTCCGCCACTTCGACAATCTGCGCCACGCGGAGGTCCATCGCTGCGGGAACATCGGCAGCTGTCAGCGGCTTGTTCTGCTTGGGCTTCTGCTGGACTTCCTGCTTCTTGACTTCTTCCTCGATACGCGGGAAGAGCGGCTTGCCTTCGCCGAACACTTCGCCACCCTTGAGGATGCCCCAGGCGAGGTCGTTCACGTCGGTGAACTTGCTGCCGATCATGGCTAGGCCTTCCTGAGCCTTGGTCGGAATCACCGGCCATAGCAGGCACAGCGAGAGACGCACGGCTTCGGCAGAAATGTAGAGAACCGTTGCGAGTTCGTCCTTTGCGGCGGGATCCTTCGCGAGTTTCCACGGGGCCTTGATTTCAAGATAGCGGTTGATGCTGCGCACCAGCGACATGATTTCGTCAATCACCTGCGAAAGTTTCACCTGCGGCACCCATTCCATCACGTTGCCAATCACGCGCTTTGCGATCGAGACGACTTCATTGGCGGCATCATCCAGGTTCGATGCGGCGGGAAGCTTGCCTTCAAAGTTGGTGAGCACCAGGCGGTGTACGCGGTTCAGCACGTTGCCGAGGTCGTTGGCGAGGTCGCTGTTGATGCGTCGAACAAAGCTTTCGTGCGTGAAGTTTGCGTCTTGTCCCACGACCATTGCCGAGGCGAGGAAATAGCGGAATGCATCTACGCCGTACTTGGTCATGTAATCCATCGGATTCACCACGTTACCTGCGGACTTGCTCATCTTGTCGCCTCCGTTCACGAGCCACCAGCCGTGGGCGAGGATGTGCTGCGGAAGCGGAATGTCGAGGGCCATGAGCATGGTCGGCCAGTACACGCTGTGAGTCGTCAAAATGTCCTTGCCGATGAGGTGATATGTGGCGGGCCAAATCGGCGTGCCGTCGGCATAAGTCTTGTGGAAGGCGGTCGAGGCGCTCACGTAGTTCAAAAGGGCGTCGAACCATACGTAGGTCACGTAGTCCTGGTCAAAGGGCAGCGGAATGCCCCAGCTGAGGCGTGCCTTCGGGCGGCTAATGCACAGGTCGTTCAGCGGCTGGCGCAGGAATCCGCGGATTTCGTTCCAGCGGTAGTCCGGTACAATCCAGTCCTTGTGGCTTTCCAAAAAGTCAATCAGCTTCTGCTGGTAAGAACTCATCTTAAAGAAGTAGTTCTTTTCCTTGAGCCATTCCACCGGGCGGTGACTGATGGGGTCGCACTTGTTTTCGTCAAGTTCGTCTTCGCCAAAGAAGCGTTCTTCGCCGACAGAGTACCAGCCTTCGTATTCCTTCGAGTAGATTTCACCCTTGTCCCAGAGCTTCTGGAGGCATTCTTGCACGAAGGCCTTGTGTTCGGGCATTGTGGTGCGGATAAAGAAGTCGTTTTCGATATCCATCTTTTTCCACAGGTCTTCGAAACGGTGGTAGTATTCGTCCACGTGCTGCTGCGGCGTGACTTCGCGCTTGGCGGCGGCGCGCTGCACCTTCTGGCCATGTTCGTCGGTACCGGTTAAGAAGAAGGTCTGGTAGCCGATAATCTTGTGGAAGCGGGTCAAAATATCCGCGAGGACAGTGGTGTAGGAGTGCCCGATATGCGGGGCGTCATTCACGTAATAAATCGGGGTTGTAACGTAAAAATTCTTCATGCGCTCAAATGTAGAAAAAACACTTCGGAGGCGTCAAAAACCGCTCCAAAAGGTCTATGGTTTTCTTGAAAGGCGCAATTATATTTATTTTTGATTGGACTGGAGAGCTTATGAATTGTAGAATATTGATGCGTTTCGTGGGGGTGAGCGAGGAACTCGCGGCAATTTATGATGCCCTCATGGAACAGTACCCCGAAATGGACTTGCCCAGTGAAGATGCGGGCGAGTGGTATTCGGTGGACGATGTGATG
This genomic stretch from Fibrobacter sp. UWH4 harbors:
- the metG gene encoding methionine--tRNA ligase, translating into MKNFYVTTPIYYVNDAPHIGHSYTTVLADILTRFHKIIGYQTFFLTGTDEHGQKVQRAAAKREVTPQQHVDEYYHRFEDLWKKMDIENDFFIRTTMPEHKAFVQECLQKLWDKGEIYSKEYEGWYSVGEERFFGEDELDENKCDPISHRPVEWLKEKNYFFKMSSYQQKLIDFLESHKDWIVPDYRWNEIRGFLRQPLNDLCISRPKARLSWGIPLPFDQDYVTYVWFDALLNYVSASTAFHKTYADGTPIWPATYHLIGKDILTTHSVYWPTMLMALDIPLPQHILAHGWWLVNGGDKMSKSAGNVVNPMDYMTKYGVDAFRYFLASAMVVGQDANFTHESFVRRINSDLANDLGNVLNRVHRLVLTNFEGKLPAASNLDDAANEVVSIAKRVIGNVMEWVPQVKLSQVIDEIMSLVRSINRYLEIKAPWKLAKDPAAKDELATVLYISAEAVRLSLCLLWPVIPTKAQEGLAMIGSKFTDVNDLAWGILKGGEVFGEGKPLFPRIEEEVKKQEVQQKPKQNKPLTAADVPAAMDLRVAQIVEVADHPDATSLYVLKVDAGEGEPRTICSGLKSSYKAEELQNRKILLFANLKPSALRGIMSQGMLFAGDLEPETHKCRLVSVPEDAKPGDRALFKGVAPSEPRELKVKDFEKIALSAKGGAVFCDTLALEVNGKPVTCDVADGAGIH